GTCCTGCGCTGTAGCCATCCATGCTATGCAGCAACAGCACGGGTATTTACAGCATTCCATGCTGTCCGGCCAGGCGTACCGCTTCCACTCGGCCACTCACCTCCATCTTCTGGTATATACGCCTGATGAAGTTGCGCACGGTATGCCGGGAAACGCCCATCATTTCGGCAATCTCGTCGGTGGTGCTCCCCTGCCCGATATGGCGGAGCACTTCCGTTTCGCGTGGGGAAAGTTGAAAGTTTTCAGAATTCCGGCGACTTCCTTGGTCTGTTAGGCCGTATTTGCTCTCGTCGAAGCCCACAGCAACGACACGCAGCGGTTCCTCCTCCTTCATCTTTGCCACCTCGAGTGCCAGAGTTGCCTGCGCATAGAGCGCTTCAGCTTCAAAGCTGCAGTACCGCCTAGGAAATACAATACCTGCAGAAACACGGATAGGGATGACGCCTGCCCCCCACGGTACAGGCTCCGCCAAATCATTTAGCTGGCTGTGCGCACCTAGCATCCCAACGGGCACACTGTTATTCAATAGTATTGCGAATTCGCTACCGCCAAGACGTGTCGCAAGCGCCCCAACAGGGTAAGCAGTCAACAAGCGCCGCGCAAATACAGCCAGACAGGCATCACCTGCAGCGATACCCCACTGGCGATTGATTTCCCTGAGATTGTCTAGATCAAACAATACGAACGCGCTCAGTGCCAAAGCTTCCGAGCCTGGAGCACGATCGAGAAACCGCACATGAAATTGCGCGCGATTCGCGAGCCCCGTTAACGCATCATATTCGGCCGAGCGGCGCAGTTGTTCCCAGCGTTTGCGCTCAATAGTGATATCCTCCTTCATGCCGTAAAGCCTGACGGCATGACCACTTTGTACCTTGGTTGCAGCCTTCAGCCGGATCCACCGCTCTTCCCCATCTGCGCGAAATATTTGTGCCTCTAAGGAAAAGGAACCGCAATTGGCGATGGCAGTTGAA
Above is a window of Novosphingobium sp. P6W DNA encoding:
- a CDS encoding diguanylate cyclase domain-containing protein, whose product is MGGMHSHSNILAADERFRNLYEDVSALSGVGAWACDLRTEALSWTPVVYDIFGLPQDKRVDRRETFAMYAEPFRLMLDRVRSTAIANCGSFSLEAQIFRADGEERWIRLKAATKVQSGHAVRLYGMKEDITIERKRWEQLRRSAEYDALTGLANRAQFHVRFLDRAPGSEALALSAFVLFDLDNLREINRQWGIAAGDACLAVFARRLLTAYPVGALATRLGGSEFAILLNNSVPVGMLGAHSQLNDLAEPVPWGAGVIPIRVSAGIVFPRRYCSFEAEALYAQATLALEVAKMKEEEPLRVVAVGFDESKYGLTDQGSRRNSENFQLSPRETEVLRHIGQGSTTDEIAEMMGVSRHTVRNFIRRIYQKMEVSGRVEAVRLAGQHGML